Part of the Catalinimonas alkaloidigena genome is shown below.
CCCCGAGCATAACTCATATTGACCATAAGTAGGTAATTACGTACTGTTGTGAATCTCTTCATAACAAAAAGGTTAAGTTGGGTTAATGATCTAAAATCTTAGTCCTAGGTGAAAGCCAGGCCACATCTGTAGGTTAGTACCACTATAAGTTCTGTCAAAAACAGTCCACGGAGCCAGGTCTGTACCTATGCTTCCGTCAATGTCATTCCTTCTTTGCGATACCATTACGTTGAAAGTGGGTGCCACAAAAATCCCAAAATGTTCAGAGAACTGATGGTTATAAGCAATTCTCAGTGTGTTGAGCAGATTCAGTTCTGTATTTTCAAAGACACGGTCTCCATCTTCCTCCACCTGAAAGCTCATCAGATCTATATTGAGATGATCACGTGAAGACAGGTTGAGCTGAGTGCCTACACCGTAACCAAAGCCCCATCTGAGGCTTTCAGCAGCAAACTGTGAGCCGAAAGCGAAGATGTTATAAAATTTTTCTACGCCTATTTTGAAGCCAACATTAGCATGCAATGTTTCACTTCCCCATACTTCCAGGCGGCGATATCCATTCTTTCTGACTATGCTTAAAAAGCCGATAGGGATACCATCCACACTATCAGCCACATTAAAAACACCTAACTGAGCTCCTTTTACATTTCGGGCCAAATTAATAAAGCCCGAACCTTGAAACCCTTCTACATCTCCCGAAGCGACATTCATAAAGCCCGCCAACTGAACATTGGCGTCATGGCTGTAATTGATAAAGCCACTAAGCTGCCCGCCGCTCATATCACCCGAAGTAAAGTTACCAAAACCGGCAGCCTGTAATGCCTGTGCATTATCGGTCACAACGTTCATAAACCCGGACAGTTGAGCGCCCTTGGTGTAGCCGGTACTCATATTCATAAAGCCGGAAGCCTGTATACCTTCCACCTCTCCTGCTGCCGTATTGATGAAACCTGCAAACTGCCCGCCTTTCATATTTCCTCCATTTACGTTGGCAAAACCTGCAAACTGCGCACCATCCACATCATTTTTCACCACATTGAAAAAGCCGGCAAACTGTGCCCCTCTTACAAAGTCATTTTCAATATTGCCAAAGCCGGAAAACTCAACTCCATCCAGCCCGGCAGCATAACCTACCAGCAAGTTGAGAGAAAATTCATTTACGTACTTCCCTGCCTGTGTTCCGTTGGTACTTAGTGGGTAGATCAGGCCGAACTGAAAGCTCTTTCTTTCATAATCGTTTTCATCTTCGCCGGGCATTTTCTGGAAAAGCTTTCTGAGCCCTATGCCTACTCTTTCAAATCTCCTGCCCAGATTTGTTTTCTCTCTTTTCTTATTAGTCGGAATATCAGGCCTATTATTTTGTGTGTTTGCAGAATTTTCTAATGATTTTTCAGGAATTTCATGCGCTTCTTTCTGATTTGGCTTAACCTTTTCAGTAGGAATAGTGCTTATTACCTGCGGTTGTTTGCTGATAGACACAGAAGCGGTGTTGTCATTTGCTTCTGCTAAACTGTCGGCTTCTTCGTTTTCAGCAGTATAGCCGGGCGCAGGAGGAGTAGCCCTGTTATGTACACTTCCCTGAGAGCTTACTTTAGTCTCCTGTTTTTCCTCCTCAGGCGTACTCTCTTTCTTGACCTTCTGCAGGTTTTTCTTCAGAATCACCTGTCCACTGACTACCTGATAAGAGATCATGGTCTCTTCAAAAATTTTGTCCAGAGCCAGGTAAAGAGGTTGATTTTCCAAGTTGATCGTGACCTTTATATCTTCCGGTATTTCATTATTCAAGTAAGAGAAGCGAACCTCATATTCCCGCTGTATATTTTGTATTATTTCTGTAATGGGAGCATCCCGATAGCTGAGGCTAACCTTTTGGTTAAGGATAGAGTCCTGATGCAGAGGGTAAATGGCCAGGCAAAGCCAGGCCATATGAATAATCGTAGCCAGTTTCATGTCTTCGTAAGTTAAAAGTTTCACTTATTGGCAACCCTGGCCGGAGATCATGTATGTTGAGCCTTGTCGCTCAAATGACAAGTTTCCGGTGACAGACAGCACGTGCAGTACATCTTGCAGCTGCTCTCCTTCAAAAGTTGCCGTATATCGGCAGTTGGCCAGATCGGGATTATTCAATTGTATATCTGTATGGTACACATCTTCCAGTACATCAATTACCTCCTGAAGGCTGGTATTCTGAAACTGTATATGCTGATTTTGCCATGCTCTGAAGTTCGGGTTTTCTATAGGCTCTTTCTTTTCAATAGCCTTCTTTTCACTACCCAGCGTAGCTTCATAGCCCGGTTCAAGGAATACCGCATTGTCATCATCAGCAGGCGAGAAAGCTACCTTTCCGCTCACCACCTGTACCTTTACTGGTGTGTCAGGATAAGCCCTGAGGTTAAAAGAAGTACCGATCACTTCAGTTTTGGCGCCTTCACTGAAGATGGTAAACCTTCTCCCTTCTGCTTCTTTGATTTCAAAGAATGCTTCGCCGCTCAAATGAACTAAGCGATGCTCAACATTAAACTCTTCAGCGTACTGTAGCTGACTGTTTTCGTTAAGCCATACCTGGCTGCTATCCGGGAGCAGGAGTGTGGTCCGTTCATTTTCACCGGTACTTAGCGTAAGCATTTCGGGAGTACCTGTGCTGTACCACCACCAGGTTCCGGCAGACAAGAGCAGAACGACAGAAGCAGCAATAGCTGCAATACGCTGATAACCCCAGTGGACTACTTTGGCTAAAGGTTTATTTTCTGCATGCTCTTTCTGGTAATACTCTTGCTCACTTTCTGCCCGGAACTTAAACCGCTGCCAGCCTTTGTCTACCTCCGGATGATAGTCGTCAGCAGGGCGAGGTGTTTGTTCCCACATGTGTAGCACCTGGTCAAAAGTAGTCTGATTCTCAGCTTTGCTCTCTTTCCAGGATTGAAGCTTTTGTTTTTCCTTTTCAGAAAGTTCGTCGCTGAGATATTTTCCAATAAGTGACCAGATATCTTCTTGAGCTTGTCCCATAAATCTATCCAACTATCATTAATACAGGTGAGCTTACATTTACCCTACCCCGGTTTGAAAAAAATTATGTAGAATGATTAATAAAGTTTTGTAAATGCATTCGCATCATCTTAAGCGCTTTGCCCATATGTTTTTCTACTGCCTTGACCGATATGCTTAGCTGATCCGCAATTTCGGCATAGCTCATTTCCTCGTAACGACTCAAGGCAAACACAGTGCGGCACCTGGGAGGTAATGCTTGTACTGCATGGTCTATGTGCAGGCTTACTTCCTGATAGCGGAGCTCATCTTCAGTATTGTTGTTACTGTAGCGTAGGTTGTTAACGTCACTTTCACCCATGCTGGTATTTCTGCGATTTTTCTCCAGATAGTTCAGTGCGGTATTGACAGAGGAACGGAAAAGGTAAGATTTGACAGACTGACTTAAATCCAACTGATCTTTTCTGCGCCATACTTTCATAAACACATCCTGCACAATATCTTCTGTCGCCTCGGTATCGTGGGTGATGTTATAGACCGTTTTGCAGAGGGGGGCATAAAAGCTACGGAAAATATGCTCCATGAACTTCTCTTCATCTTCTTCTTTGAGCCGGATCAGAAAAGTATTATCCTGCCTGTCCTGAGAAGTGTAGTATGGATTAGGTTTAAATTTACTGTAGGAAGCTGTATATGCGCCTAATCGGCGGTAAAGGGATAAAAGCCCTAAAGCAATGGTTGGCTGATGGATTAACATGGGTATGGCCAGTAGAGTATTGGTAGATCAAGTTAGCATGTATATGAGCTCCATACCAATATATATGCCACCCCGATAAAGAGGCATGCAGGTAAGAAAATAAGGCTTCAGGCAAGTGATATTGTTCAAAAGCGAGCAAATATGTTCATTAACGGACAAAAAAAGGGTTGCAACCTATTGCTGCAACCCTATAATAAAGTTTGGAAATTTTATGAAGGCTTATTTTTTTCTGCCTCTTCTTCCTTTAGGCTCTTCTTCTTCCTCTACTTCCTCAACATCAGCAAGGATACGGCCAGAGTATTCGTCAAAGATGATACGTCTTTTTTCTTTAATTTCTACCAAACGTTGAGGAGGGATAATAATGTTACAACCTTCTGCGGCTCCTCTTTTTACTTTCACCACAGCCAGGCCATTGGAGAGACTATTTCTTAGCTTTTCGTAATAATGATAAAGCTTTTCGTCAATATTAAGAATTTCGTTCACAACTGACTCTCTCTCTTTGGCAAGCTTATCCTCATCTTCCTGGCTTTCGGCGATGATCTTTTCCAGTTCCTGACGTTTGGTTTCAAGGTCTTTGGTACGATGATCAATCAACTCCTTAGTAGTATTGATCTCTTCTTTCTTAGCCTCAATTTTGGCGTAGCCTTCTTTGATGCGTTTTTCAGAAATCTGGATTTCCAGGTTTTGAAGCTCTATTTCTTTAGTGATGGCGTCGTACTCACGGTTATTACGGACGTTCATCTGCTGCTCTTCATATTTTCTGATGAGCTCTTCCGCTTTTTTGATAGCAGCCCGGTTAGACTCTATCTCCTGCTCCATATTCTCTACATCATTCTCAAACTTGTCAAGGCGTGTCTGATAACCGGCAAGCTCATCTTCCAGATCACTGACCTCTTCTGGCAAGGCACCACGGATCTTCTTGATATCGTCCAGTTCCAGGTCTATGTTTTGTAATTTAAGAAGGATGTCTAGCTTGTCTGCTACCGTCTTGGGTTGCGCTGTTGAACTTTCCATATTACTTGTAGTAAAATATTGGGTTTGTATTGGTCTTGGCCAAATGAACTGCGAAATTAACAAATTTCCGCGACAATAATTCCATTATCAGCTCTTTTGTGTAAACTTCGCTTTCATAATGGCCAATATCGGCAATCATGAGGTGATCTTCGGCATCAAAAAACTCATGATATTTAAAATCAGCGGTCACAAAAGCATCCGCTTGCATGTGGATAGCCTGGGGAAGCAGAAAACTACCCGCACCACCACATACCGCTACCCGCTCAATTTTACGGGCGGGCGCCTGCGTATACCGGATACACTGAAGCCGCATACTTTGTTTTAGGTGATCTAAATAATCCTCTGCTGGCATGGCTTCGGGCAACTTACCTATCATCCCTGAGCCCACCTCCTGGTTTTCGTTTTCCAGCGCATGCAGATAGTAGGCTACTTCTTCATAAGGATGCGCCCGGCGCATGGCAGAAAGCACCTGGCTAGTCAGTGGTGCAGGAAATATTACCTCTATACGTTGTTCTTTTACCTTTTCCAGCTTTCCCCGCTCTCCAATAGCAGGGTTTGCCTGCTCATTAGGTTGAAAAGTACCGGTGCCCTCCACCTGAAAGCTACAATTGGTATAGTTCCCAATATGCCCGGCTCCTGCTTCACTTAAAGCATTCAGCAGGCTTTCGCTGTCTTCTGTAGGCACAAATACAGTAAGCTTATTCAGTAATTGTTTTTTAGGCAGCAGGGTCTGAGTTTGTTGCAGTCCAATTTTCTCACATATTTTTTTATTCACACCCTGACTCACATTATCCAGATTGGTATGGATAGCATAAATCGCAATATCATTTTTGATGGCTTTGATCACAGTCCGCTCTACATAATTGCGTCCGGTAAGACTCTTAAGGCCTCTAAATACGATGGGGTGGTGTGCTATGATCAGGTTGCAGCCTTTATCTATGGCTTCATCTACAATAGCTTCGGTAGCATCCAGGCTGATCATGACTCCCTCTATTGTATCGTTTCTGTTGCCTGTAATCAATCCGGCATTATCATAACTTTCCTGATACGCCCGCGGTGCTATGCTTTCCAGGTGGGCGATTACTTCTTTAATCTTGCTCATAGCTTCGTAAGTGTTTGATAGGAAATAGGTTTTACGTTATTTCGCAATAATTTTTGCAAAAGATATATAGAATTTGTCGCAAAGAAACAACAGCGGTTTGAGCTCCTTGTTACGTCCCCTTCGCTGGGTACTGTCCCCTTTAGCAGGAATTTACTGGGGAATAACCGCTTTACGTAATCACCTGTTCAACATTGGCTATACGCCTTCACTGAGCTTTGAACCGCTGATCATCAGCGTGGGCAATCTGAGTGTAGGTGGCACCGGCAAGTCGCCCATGATTGAATATCTGGTAAGGATGTTGAGCAAAGAATATGATTTAGCCATACTGAGCAGGGGATACCGTCGTAAGACTAGTGGAGTACGTTTGGCTGGAGAAAATGATACTGCTGAAACCCTGGGAGATGAACCTTTTCAGTTTTATCGCAAATTCGCCGGGACAAGCAAGTCAGGTAGAAAAGTGGTGGTAGCAGTAGGTGAAGAGCGGGCGCTGGCGATCCCTGAGATTCTGCATCACCATCCGGAGGTAAAGCTCATACTATTGGACGATGCTTTTCAGCACCGCAAGGTGAAAGCGGATGTGCAGATATTGTTGACTACCTATCAGCGTCCATTTTATCAGGATCGTATATTACCTTTGGGCCTGCTGAGAGAGAGCAGAAAAGGGGCGCGGCGGGCAGATATCGTGGTAGTCACTAAATGTCCGGAAAATATAGGAGAAGAAGAGCGGCAAAAGATGACAAAGAGGGTACACGCTTATGCGGCTAAAGATGTGCTGGTTTTGTTTTCAACCATCAGCTATCAGGAGCCGAAAACAGTATTTAAAACAGAAGAAAAATTGGAGGAGCCTTTGCTGTTATTCTCAGGTATTGCCAATGCTGACCTTTTTGCTCACTATGCCCGACAACAATTTAATGTATGTGAAGATATAAGATGGGGAGATCATCACCGTTATAGTGAGTCGGATGTACAAAAAGTACAGCGCATAATGAAAACAAGTGGTGCGAAGTCTGCGCTTACCACTGAAAAGGACATGGTAAAATTATTGGAACCTGTACAAAGCCAGCTATGGGAAGCTATCCCGCTTTATTACCTGCCAATACAACTTTCATTTTTAGAGAGTGAAAGCAATTTTCAGCAATATATCAGCCATAAATTACGATCAGTAGAAAAAGAATAACCATACTGTTTTGAACAATAAGTTTGCTAACCTCCTACTTTTTTTAGTCGTTATGCTATTGCTCTCTGACTTTGCATATGCTCAGAGAGTGGTGATTCCCGGGGATACAGCTACCAGCAACCGCCAGAACAAGGAGGATTCGGTGCAATATGGTCCTGCTACCACCAGCTACATTTACGAGGATGCCTTTAAGTATAACAGGGTAAAGTATGATACGCTGGATACTTTGATTGAGTTTGCTCATCGTTATGACCGGGTAGAGGCTGTAGGTAGCAAACGACAATATCTGGGTACACTGGGTACGGCCAACCGCTCAATATTTCCTCAGATTCCTGAAGTAAGCGGAGCTACCTCAGGACTAAATGCCTACGACATATATGTCAATGAGCCTAAGAGTGTTAGGTATTACGATACCCGCTCTCCTTATTCTCAGTTATATCTCACCTTCGGGGGCAATAACCGGAGCGTAGTAGATGTGGACTTTGCCAGAAATGTAACGCCCAACTGGAGTGTAGGAGCGGCAGTAAGGACAATAACCGCTGACAAGCAAAGCGCGAGAAGTAGCCGGGGTGACCGACGATCAGAATCCTATTTTCTGGAGTTCTCCACTTTTTTTCGTTCCAAAAATGAACGCTATCATCTTATGGCGCACTACGGCAGGCTGAACCACAGAGTAAATGAGACCGGGGGCATAGTAGGCGATGCTTTTGATGATGACCTTTTTGAGGATTTCTTTCGGTACAACAATTCTGATATATACCTAAATAGCTTCGTAAACCGGGAATTCAGGCTTAATTATCACGTGTACCATGAGTACAAGCTGAACGATCGCTTGCAACTCTATCATGAGTTTGATCGTCGTCATCAGAATACTTTTTTCTTTTATGAACCTCCTTCCGGCACCATTGACCCGGATGGATATTTCAGAAGAATTCTGGTAGATACGACTGGAACTGCTGACAGGGTTAATTATGACGAGCTGGACACGGAGGTGGGACTCAAGGGAGACCTGGGACCGTTGTTCTATAGTGTGCATTACCGACTGCGTCGCCCGGAGATGGACTATCTTTTTGCGGAAGATACTTCTAACCTGGAACTCTACGGTGGCTTTGACCTTCGTCTGGAGTTGGGAGAGAATACATTTCTGCGTGGTGGTGCTGATTATCAATCTACGCAAAACTACCGCATAGAAGCCGCGTTTAATAGTCCAATCCTGAAAGGTAGCTATACGCGCTCAAGGAATCTGCCTGCCTATCTTGCTTTGCGCTATCTGGGCAACCATAATGCCTGGGAAAATGATTTTGAGCCAATAGGTATGGACCAGATTACTGGTTCCATTGAGTATCAGTTCCCTTACATCTATCTGCGCCCTTTTGTGACCCTTACCAATGTAAACAGGCCCATCTACTACCAACGTGACACCCCTATACGAGCTGATACATTACTTTTACAAAGCAAGCAGGCGGTTCCAGTACAGGCAGATGGCGCTGCTCAAATCCTTTCTCCCGGACTGGAGTTCTCTTTTGACTTTCTGAAAAAGATGCATTTTCAGGGAGAAGTAATTTACACGCTTACGACCGGCAGGGCTACTGAAGCCTTTGCCATACCCTCACTTTATACCAATGGTAGCCTTTATTATCAGAGTAAACTGATAGATGACAAAATCACCTTGCAGGTAGGCGTTGACTTTCAGGCACTACCCTCATATCTGGCCTATGATTATGATGTGGGAACGCAGCAGTTTTTTATCCAGCAGCAGTTGTATGGTACTGAGGAACAGCTATTGGATAATTTTGACACACCACTTCCCAATGAGATAGGGTACGTGGTTTTTGATGCCTTCCTGAACCTGAAGGTGCGTACTGCAATTGTATATGTTAAAATGCCCTATGTCAATCAGGGCATGTTAGAGAACGGCTACTTTGCCACGCCTTACTATGTAGGGCAACCCCGTGTACTGGATCTGGGTATCAAGTGGCAGTTCTTCGATTAGTGCACTTTTAAGTATGAAGGCTTGTTTACAATAAACGTATCCTTGTATCTTGCCTGTGTAAACAAAGCCGGAGAGAAGCATGATAGAACCAAAACAGACGATTCTCAAATTACAGTTGCCCACTGATCCGCGCTGGGTGACACTGGTAGACGAAAATCTGGAAGAAATACTCACAGACCATGCTTATTGTGAGCAGAAGGCAGCTTCTTCCTGTATTTCATTGATCATTCAGTTTCCTGAAAGAGACAAGCTGGTAGAAGTATTGACGCCAATTGTGGCCGAAGAATGGGAACATTTCAGCAGAGTAGTATATCAGCTTAGAAAGCGAGGCTATACACTGGGAAAGAAACGTACCGATGCTTATGTAGTGGAATTAGGCAAGCAGGAACGAAAAGGGGGACGCATAGAACGTCAGCTGATGGACAAACTGCTAATCAATGCCTTAATAGAGGCACGCAGTTGTGAGCGCTTTAAAATCCTCTGGAAGAATCTACAGGAAGAAGAGCTTAAGCAGTTTTATTACGAACTTATGGCTTCCGAAGCTGGACATTATGTTACCTTTATCAAACTGGCGAAGGAGTATATGCCTGAAGATGTGGTGAAAGCCCGTTGGGAAGAGTTGCTAAAGATAGAAGCGGATATTATCAGTCGTATGGAAGTAAGAGCCGACAGAATGCATTAGATGTAGTATTAAAACTATTTTTTACTTCCTGATAGTCAATTTTTTAACCATTTTAGACGTTTATTTTTTGTATACTTTTTCATAAAATACCGGTGCTCAAAACAGTATTTCTCAGTATGCTTACCAGCCTATTGGCGGTTCAAAGCCTCATAGCACAGCAGGAAATCACGCTGTATTATGATAGTGAGAAAACTGTACCTAAAGAACGCTTCTCTGTAAAGCCCTCTGA
Proteins encoded:
- the lpxK gene encoding tetraacyldisaccharide 4'-kinase → MSSLLRPLRWVLSPLAGIYWGITALRNHLFNIGYTPSLSFEPLIISVGNLSVGGTGKSPMIEYLVRMLSKEYDLAILSRGYRRKTSGVRLAGENDTAETLGDEPFQFYRKFAGTSKSGRKVVVAVGEERALAIPEILHHHPEVKLILLDDAFQHRKVKADVQILLTTYQRPFYQDRILPLGLLRESRKGARRADIVVVTKCPENIGEEERQKMTKRVHAYAAKDVLVLFSTISYQEPKTVFKTEEKLEEPLLLFSGIANADLFAHYARQQFNVCEDIRWGDHHRYSESDVQKVQRIMKTSGAKSALTTEKDMVKLLEPVQSQLWEAIPLYYLPIQLSFLESESNFQQYISHKLRSVEKE
- a CDS encoding zinc ribbon domain-containing protein, encoding MESSTAQPKTVADKLDILLKLQNIDLELDDIKKIRGALPEEVSDLEDELAGYQTRLDKFENDVENMEQEIESNRAAIKKAEELIRKYEEQQMNVRNNREYDAITKEIELQNLEIQISEKRIKEGYAKIEAKKEEINTTKELIDHRTKDLETKRQELEKIIAESQEDEDKLAKERESVVNEILNIDEKLYHYYEKLRNSLSNGLAVVKVKRGAAEGCNIIIPPQRLVEIKEKRRIIFDEYSGRILADVEEVEEEEEPKGRRGRKK
- a CDS encoding Nif3-like dinuclear metal center hexameric protein, which gives rise to MSKIKEVIAHLESIAPRAYQESYDNAGLITGNRNDTIEGVMISLDATEAIVDEAIDKGCNLIIAHHPIVFRGLKSLTGRNYVERTVIKAIKNDIAIYAIHTNLDNVSQGVNKKICEKIGLQQTQTLLPKKQLLNKLTVFVPTEDSESLLNALSEAGAGHIGNYTNCSFQVEGTGTFQPNEQANPAIGERGKLEKVKEQRIEVIFPAPLTSQVLSAMRRAHPYEEVAYYLHALENENQEVGSGMIGKLPEAMPAEDYLDHLKQSMRLQCIRYTQAPARKIERVAVCGGAGSFLLPQAIHMQADAFVTADFKYHEFFDAEDHLMIADIGHYESEVYTKELIMELLSRKFVNFAVHLAKTNTNPIFYYK
- a CDS encoding tRNA-(ms[2]io[6]A)-hydroxylase: MIEPKQTILKLQLPTDPRWVTLVDENLEEILTDHAYCEQKAASSCISLIIQFPERDKLVEVLTPIVAEEWEHFSRVVYQLRKRGYTLGKKRTDAYVVELGKQERKGGRIERQLMDKLLINALIEARSCERFKILWKNLQEEELKQFYYELMASEAGHYVTFIKLAKEYMPEDVVKARWEELLKIEADIISRMEVRADRMH
- a CDS encoding DUF4974 domain-containing protein: MKLATIIHMAWLCLAIYPLHQDSILNQKVSLSYRDAPITEIIQNIQREYEVRFSYLNNEIPEDIKVTINLENQPLYLALDKIFEETMISYQVVSGQVILKKNLQKVKKESTPEEEKQETKVSSQGSVHNRATPPAPGYTAENEEADSLAEANDNTASVSISKQPQVISTIPTEKVKPNQKEAHEIPEKSLENSANTQNNRPDIPTNKKREKTNLGRRFERVGIGLRKLFQKMPGEDENDYERKSFQFGLIYPLSTNGTQAGKYVNEFSLNLLVGYAAGLDGVEFSGFGNIENDFVRGAQFAGFFNVVKNDVDGAQFAGFANVNGGNMKGGQFAGFINTAAGEVEGIQASGFMNMSTGYTKGAQLSGFMNVVTDNAQALQAAGFGNFTSGDMSGGQLSGFINYSHDANVQLAGFMNVASGDVEGFQGSGFINLARNVKGAQLGVFNVADSVDGIPIGFLSIVRKNGYRRLEVWGSETLHANVGFKIGVEKFYNIFAFGSQFAAESLRWGFGYGVGTQLNLSSRDHLNIDLMSFQVEEDGDRVFENTELNLLNTLRIAYNHQFSEHFGIFVAPTFNVMVSQRRNDIDGSIGTDLAPWTVFDRTYSGTNLQMWPGFHLGLRF
- a CDS encoding putative porin; this translates as MNNKFANLLLFLVVMLLLSDFAYAQRVVIPGDTATSNRQNKEDSVQYGPATTSYIYEDAFKYNRVKYDTLDTLIEFAHRYDRVEAVGSKRQYLGTLGTANRSIFPQIPEVSGATSGLNAYDIYVNEPKSVRYYDTRSPYSQLYLTFGGNNRSVVDVDFARNVTPNWSVGAAVRTITADKQSARSSRGDRRSESYFLEFSTFFRSKNERYHLMAHYGRLNHRVNETGGIVGDAFDDDLFEDFFRYNNSDIYLNSFVNREFRLNYHVYHEYKLNDRLQLYHEFDRRHQNTFFFYEPPSGTIDPDGYFRRILVDTTGTADRVNYDELDTEVGLKGDLGPLFYSVHYRLRRPEMDYLFAEDTSNLELYGGFDLRLELGENTFLRGGADYQSTQNYRIEAAFNSPILKGSYTRSRNLPAYLALRYLGNHNAWENDFEPIGMDQITGSIEYQFPYIYLRPFVTLTNVNRPIYYQRDTPIRADTLLLQSKQAVPVQADGAAQILSPGLEFSFDFLKKMHFQGEVIYTLTTGRATEAFAIPSLYTNGSLYYQSKLIDDKITLQVGVDFQALPSYLAYDYDVGTQQFFIQQQLYGTEEQLLDNFDTPLPNEIGYVVFDAFLNLKVRTAIVYVKMPYVNQGMLENGYFATPYYVGQPRVLDLGIKWQFFD
- a CDS encoding FecR family protein, whose translation is MGQAQEDIWSLIGKYLSDELSEKEKQKLQSWKESKAENQTTFDQVLHMWEQTPRPADDYHPEVDKGWQRFKFRAESEQEYYQKEHAENKPLAKVVHWGYQRIAAIAASVVLLLSAGTWWWYSTGTPEMLTLSTGENERTTLLLPDSSQVWLNENSQLQYAEEFNVEHRLVHLSGEAFFEIKEAEGRRFTIFSEGAKTEVIGTSFNLRAYPDTPVKVQVVSGKVAFSPADDDNAVFLEPGYEATLGSEKKAIEKKEPIENPNFRAWQNQHIQFQNTSLQEVIDVLEDVYHTDIQLNNPDLANCRYTATFEGEQLQDVLHVLSVTGNLSFERQGSTYMISGQGCQ
- a CDS encoding RNA polymerase sigma factor, which gives rise to MLIHQPTIALGLLSLYRRLGAYTASYSKFKPNPYYTSQDRQDNTFLIRLKEEDEEKFMEHIFRSFYAPLCKTVYNITHDTEATEDIVQDVFMKVWRRKDQLDLSQSVKSYLFRSSVNTALNYLEKNRRNTSMGESDVNNLRYSNNNTEDELRYQEVSLHIDHAVQALPPRCRTVFALSRYEEMSYAEIADQLSISVKAVEKHMGKALKMMRMHLQNFINHST